A single Pseudomonas putida DNA region contains:
- a CDS encoding UDP-glucose dehydrogenase family protein, with translation MKITVFGSGYVGLVQAAVLAEVGHDVVCMDVDEKKVELLRQGHVSIFEPGLSSLVREGMDGGRLQFTTDEKLAVEHGRVAFIAVGTPSCADGSADLKYVLSVGDAIARHRQEPLILVEKSTVPVGTGDTLRAHINTALSGRELRIDIVSNPEFLKEGSAVADCRRPDRIVIGCEGEDVRDVMRDLYSPFNRNHDRIMFMDLRSAELTKYAANCMLATKISFINQIAELAEHLGADIESVRQGIGADTRIGYHFIYPGCGYGGSCFPKDMRALIHSAEQVHCSSDLLQAVEAINERQKHKLFERIHAFYNGDLAGKTFALWGLAFKPNTDDMRDAPSRVLLESLWAAGASVRAFDPEAMQETQHLYPNEEKLMLMGTPESVLSGADALIICTEWQQFKAPDFELIQQRLKAPVIFDGRNLYDAERLSRKGFKYFPIGRGDSCQLPVAPQLPRQGSKAA, from the coding sequence AAGAAAGTCGAGCTGTTGCGCCAAGGCCATGTCAGCATCTTCGAACCGGGCCTTTCCAGCCTGGTGCGCGAAGGCATGGATGGCGGGCGGCTGCAGTTCACCACCGATGAAAAGCTCGCTGTCGAACATGGCCGCGTCGCCTTCATTGCCGTCGGCACGCCCTCCTGCGCAGACGGCTCGGCGGACCTCAAGTATGTGCTGTCAGTCGGCGATGCAATTGCCCGCCACCGCCAGGAACCGCTGATCCTGGTCGAGAAGTCCACGGTCCCGGTCGGCACCGGCGACACCCTGCGCGCCCACATCAATACGGCGCTGAGTGGCCGTGAGCTGCGTATCGATATCGTTTCCAACCCGGAGTTCCTCAAGGAAGGTTCGGCTGTCGCCGATTGCCGCCGGCCGGACCGTATCGTCATCGGCTGCGAGGGGGAAGACGTGCGCGATGTGATGCGCGACCTCTACTCCCCGTTCAACCGCAACCATGACCGCATCATGTTCATGGACCTGCGCAGCGCCGAGCTGACCAAGTACGCCGCCAACTGCATGCTCGCCACCAAGATCAGCTTCATCAACCAGATCGCCGAGCTGGCCGAACACCTGGGGGCTGATATCGAGTCGGTGCGCCAGGGCATCGGCGCGGACACCCGCATTGGCTACCACTTCATCTACCCAGGCTGCGGCTATGGCGGCTCGTGCTTCCCCAAGGACATGCGCGCGCTGATCCACAGTGCCGAGCAGGTGCATTGCTCCAGCGACCTGCTGCAGGCGGTCGAGGCCATCAACGAGCGCCAGAAGCACAAGCTGTTCGAGCGCATCCATGCGTTCTACAACGGCGACCTTGCAGGCAAGACCTTTGCCTTGTGGGGCCTGGCGTTCAAGCCCAACACCGATGACATGCGCGACGCCCCCAGCCGCGTGCTGCTTGAGTCGCTGTGGGCTGCCGGTGCCAGCGTGCGTGCCTTCGACCCCGAAGCCATGCAGGAAACCCAGCACCTGTACCCGAACGAAGAGAAACTGATGCTGATGGGGACGCCGGAGTCGGTGCTGTCCGGTGCTGACGCGCTGATCATCTGCACCGAATGGCAGCAGTTCAAGGCGCCGGATTTCGAGCTGATTCAGCAGCGCCTGAAGGCACCAGTGATCTTCGACGGGCGCAACCTTTACGATGCCGAGCGCCTGTCGCGCAAAGGGTTCAAGTACTTCCCGATCGGCCGTGGCGATTCTTGCCAGTTGCCGGTTGCCCCGCAACTGCCCCGCCAGGGTTCGAAAGCGGCGTGA
- a CDS encoding ArnT family glycosyltransferase → MTLPLTVRRQSLLAGLLALLLFCAGVYGQAPIGFDSRFVLFAQEMLRHGPTVFPTTYGQPYADYTSLSTLFIWLLSLPFGAVNSLTAWLPSAIAGALIVTLMYRLLAPFSLRWAWSSIALLLLTVTFVSEVRAVSQDLMLAAVAFSVFYLGYAHDQRGAGRRWPLVFGLLLLGFGIRGPIGLVVPTGILCSYYLLTGQWRRLLLFGGLASLLLVASVGLLLWMAKASGGQAFLDDVIRMQFMGRMDGSEGASSALYYFTSSLGNYALAYPLAILALLGAWLGRAQLRGPSLHLVGYCAAAALLVMLGLSIPLAKKARYLLPMLPMVAIIAAYPFQVTQGRLFAGLRGLTQGLWLLTPGLMMIAVLVAQRRFPEQIGATTVLLVVLAALQLWALSRLLQSRWRAEVTAGCAVMALWLVYVSVVEPVERRLYDTRSFTQAVLDQVSQQPAPLVLHRLGRDAKAIKFMVNLDHDMQPLFSETPAQLQALQGPAWLMMDRHDLRALQQARLQTLQPQLIGRFDNNDYVLVYLGH, encoded by the coding sequence ATGACTCTGCCACTCACCGTTCGCCGGCAGTCCCTGCTTGCAGGGCTGCTGGCGCTGCTGCTGTTCTGCGCCGGGGTGTATGGGCAGGCGCCCATCGGCTTCGACTCGCGCTTCGTGCTGTTCGCCCAGGAGATGCTGCGCCATGGGCCAACGGTGTTCCCGACCACCTATGGGCAACCTTATGCCGACTACACCTCGCTCTCGACGCTGTTCATCTGGCTGTTGTCACTGCCGTTCGGCGCTGTCAACAGCCTGACCGCATGGCTACCCAGCGCCATCGCCGGGGCGCTCATCGTGACCCTGATGTACCGGTTGCTGGCGCCGTTCTCGCTGCGCTGGGCGTGGAGCAGCATCGCCTTGCTGCTGCTGACGGTTACCTTCGTCAGCGAAGTGCGGGCCGTGTCGCAGGACCTCATGCTGGCGGCGGTCGCCTTCAGCGTGTTCTACCTGGGTTATGCCCACGATCAGCGCGGCGCAGGGCGCCGCTGGCCGCTGGTGTTCGGCCTGTTGCTGCTGGGTTTCGGCATTCGCGGGCCGATCGGCCTGGTGGTACCGACCGGCATCCTGTGCAGTTATTACTTGCTCACAGGCCAATGGCGGCGGTTGTTGCTGTTCGGGGGGCTGGCCAGCTTGCTGCTTGTCGCCAGTGTCGGCCTGTTGCTGTGGATGGCAAAAGCCAGTGGCGGCCAGGCGTTTCTGGATGACGTGATCCGCATGCAGTTCATGGGGCGCATGGACGGCAGCGAGGGCGCCAGCAGCGCGCTGTACTATTTCACCAGCTCGCTGGGCAACTACGCGCTGGCCTATCCACTGGCAATCCTGGCGTTGCTCGGCGCGTGGCTGGGCCGTGCACAGCTGCGTGGGCCGTCGCTGCACCTGGTCGGTTATTGCGCGGCCGCAGCACTGCTGGTGATGCTCGGGTTGTCGATCCCGTTGGCCAAGAAGGCCCGCTATCTGCTGCCGATGCTGCCGATGGTTGCGATAATCGCCGCGTACCCGTTCCAGGTCACACAAGGGCGGCTGTTCGCCGGGCTGCGCGGTTTGACCCAGGGGCTTTGGCTGTTGACGCCGGGTCTGATGATGATTGCCGTGCTGGTCGCCCAGCGGCGCTTCCCCGAGCAGATCGGCGCCACCACGGTGCTGCTGGTTGTGCTGGCGGCCCTGCAGTTGTGGGCGCTGTCGCGGCTCTTGCAGTCACGCTGGCGTGCCGAGGTCACTGCTGGCTGCGCGGTCATGGCGTTGTGGTTGGTCTATGTGTCGGTGGTCGAACCAGTGGAGCGCCGCCTGTATGACACCCGCAGCTTCACCCAGGCCGTGCTCGATCAGGTCTCGCAGCAACCTGCCCCGCTGGTGCTGCACCGCCTGGGCCGGGATGCCAAGGCGATCAAGTTCATGGTCAACCTCGACCACGACATGCAACCGCTGTTCAGCGAAACCCCCGCGCAACTGCAAGCTTTGCAGGGGCCTGCCTGGTTGATGATGGATCGCCACGACCTCCGGGCCTTGCAGCAGGCGCGCTTGCAAACGCTGCAGCCGCAACTCATCGGGCGCTTCGACAACAACGACTATGTGCTGGTGTACCTCGGGCACTGA